A section of the Citrobacter farmeri genome encodes:
- a CDS encoding amino acid ABC transporter substrate-binding protein — translation MKKMMIATLAAAGVLLAVANQAHAGTTLDAVKKKGFVQCGISDGLPGFSYADANGKFSGIDVDVCRGVAAAVLGDDTKVKYTPLTAKERFTALQSGEVDLLSRNTTWTSSRDAGMGMSFTGVTYYDGIGFLTHNKAGLKSAKELDGATVCIQAGTDTELNVADYFKANNMKYTPVTFDRSDESAKALESGRCDTLASDQSQLYALRIKLSNPAEWLVLPEVISKEPLGPVVRRGDDEWFSIVRWTLFAMLNAEEMGVTSKNVDEKAANPATPDMAHLLGKEGDYGKDLKLDNKWAYNIIKQVGNYAEIFERNVGSESPLKIKRGQNNLWNNGGIQYAPPVR, via the coding sequence ATGAAAAAGATGATGATAGCCACACTGGCTGCGGCCGGCGTGCTGCTTGCGGTTGCCAATCAGGCACATGCCGGGACCACGCTGGATGCTGTAAAAAAGAAAGGGTTCGTGCAATGCGGTATCAGTGACGGTCTTCCCGGTTTTTCTTACGCTGATGCAAACGGGAAATTCTCCGGGATAGATGTGGATGTTTGCCGTGGCGTTGCCGCCGCCGTCCTGGGTGATGATACAAAAGTAAAATATACCCCACTCACCGCAAAAGAACGCTTCACCGCATTACAGTCGGGCGAAGTCGATCTTCTTTCCCGTAATACCACCTGGACCTCTTCGCGTGATGCCGGAATGGGTATGTCATTCACCGGCGTCACCTATTACGATGGCATCGGCTTCCTGACCCATAACAAAGCGGGTCTGAAAAGTGCGAAAGAGTTAGATGGCGCCACCGTCTGTATCCAGGCGGGAACGGATACCGAACTGAACGTGGCCGATTATTTCAAAGCCAATAATATGAAATACACCCCGGTCACCTTTGACCGCTCAGATGAGTCAGCAAAAGCACTGGAATCAGGACGTTGTGATACCCTCGCCTCTGACCAGTCCCAGCTGTATGCCTTACGCATTAAACTCAGCAACCCGGCAGAATGGCTGGTGTTACCAGAGGTGATTTCGAAAGAACCGTTGGGCCCGGTCGTTCGTCGCGGCGATGATGAGTGGTTCTCTATTGTGCGCTGGACATTGTTCGCTATGTTGAATGCCGAAGAGATGGGCGTGACATCGAAAAATGTCGATGAGAAAGCGGCGAATCCTGCAACGCCAGACATGGCGCATCTGCTGGGCAAAGAAGGCGACTACGGCAAAGATCTGAAGCTCGACAATAAATGGGCTTACAACATCATCAAGCAGGTAGGTAACTATGCGGAGATCTTTGAACGCAACGTGGGATCGGAAAGCCCACTGAAGATCAAACGTGGACAGAACAATCTCTGGAATAACGGCGGCATTCAATACGCACCGCCAGTGCGTTGA